The nucleotide window CCTTCGCGCAGGCTGGTATGCACGAGAACATCCATCGCCGAGATATACTTCGGGATGTCACTCGGGGGTACCAGGCCGACGAGAATGAAGTGATCGGTCAGCCCTGCCTCGGCAATCATTCCCTCAAACTTCTCGCGCAGAATTCCATCTCCTACGAAAAGAAACTTGGCCTGCGGGCACTTAGCGACGACTTCTTTTGCCGCCTGAATTACATACTCGTGCCCTTTCAGATGAAACAGCCGAGCAATCTTGCCGATCACCACATCGCCGGGCTGAATGCCGAGTTGCTGGCGAGTTGGCTCGCGCAGTCCCCTGCTCTCTAGAAAGGGTTCGACTTCCATGCCGCTGTAGACGGTGACGAACTTTTCGCGCGGCGCGACTTTGGCTTCGACTAAGAGATCGGTCATCGCATCGGCCACGCTGACCAGTTGGTGACACTGGCTAGATGCGTAGCGCTCGCAGGCAATGAAGAACTTCCGCGCGAGCGTCGATTGATAGGGATGAAACGGAGCGCCGTGCACGGTGTGAATGATGGCCGGTACCTTTAACGCCGTGGCGGCCCTGCGCCCGAGCATGCCCCCCTTCGCGCTATGCGTGTGCACCACTTCAGGCTGAAACTTTTTGATGGCCGCTTTGACTTCCTGATAGCCTCGGCAGTCGGTGACCGGATGAATGTTCCGCACGAGGTTAGGCAATGTTTGCACCGGCACCCCTTGGGCGTGGGCTTGCTGCAGCAGGTTACCTTCGGGGCCTTCGCTCGGTCCGGTAATCAGCAGAACGTCGTCACCAAACTCTTGAACCAGATCCAAGCAGTTGTAAAGCGTGTTCTCTTGCGCGCCGCCAATGATCATTCGGGTAATCACATGAGCAACACGCATGGGATGATTGGCTTTCAAGAAAGATTCAGTGGTGCGGAGGGTAATGGACCTGAAGCAAGTATAGTCCATGCGCCGGAGCCGTCATGCCGGCTTGAGACCGATCGCACGAGGCGATGATTTCGGCCATGGAATCGGCGGTGCGCCTCCCCTGCCCTATGTCGACCAGCGTGCCGGCGATAATGCGGACCATGTTGTACAAGAATCCAGTGGCTTCGACTTCGATGAAGATCTTCGCGCGTTCGTCGGCGTCGTGCACCGTCACGGTGGCATCGAGCATCGTGCGTACGGTCGATTGACGCGGCGAGCCGGTGGATTGGAACGTGGCGAAGTCGTGCTCGCCGATCAATGCCTGGGCGGCGGCCTGCATCGAGGGGACATCAAGGATACGTTTGACAAACCAGGCATGCTTGAGCGAGAACGGATCGTTGATGCGGCCTGGCTGCAGGACGTAGCGGTACCGTTTCGAGATGGCATCGTTGATCGGTCGAAAGGTGATCGGCACATCGCACGCGTGCCGCACAACGATATCGTGCGGGAGCGTGGCATTGAGTGCTTTGCGGAAGACGTCTGCTGGCATCTTCGACTTCGTATGAAAGCTGGCGACCTGTCCCCAGGCGTGCACGCCGGAATCGGTTCGCCCGCTGCCGGAAACGTGGACGTCGTCTTGCGCGATGCAGTTGATGGCCGCTTCGAGCGCCGATTGAATCGTGGGACCGGTGGCCTGACGCTGCCAGCCTTGATAGTTGGTGCCGTCGTAGGCAACGGTCAACTTAATGCAGCGGCCGGGAGAACGGGCCGCTGCATGCTCGGTAGAATTCATGGCACGCGCGCCTAGCTTAGACGGCGGCCTGACTGCGAACGAGTAGTTCGGCAATCTGCACGGCGTTGGTCGCGGCACCCTTTCGCAGGTTATCGCTCACACACCAGAACGTCAGACCGTTTTCGCAGGAAAGGTCCTTACGGATACGACCGATGAAGACATCGTTCTTGTTGGTGCAGTCCTTCGGCATGGGGTACTCCCCTGCCCCGAGATTATCGATAACGGTGATGCCGTCGGTCTTCTCGAACAATTCTCGCGCTTCGGCGGGCGAGATCGGACGTTCGGTTTCGACCATGATCGTTTCGCTGTGGCAGTTGGTCACCGGCACGCGAACGCAGGTCGGACAGACCTTGATCGAATCATCGCCGAAGATCTTCTGCGTTTCGTGCACCATCTTCATTTCTTCAGAGGTGTAGCCTTCGTACTTCTCGCTACCAATTTGGGGGATCAAGTTGAAAGCGATCTGATGGGAGAAGGCTTTGTTCTCGTAGGCCTCGCCTTTGAGAACTGCCTTGGCGCCTTCGATCAGGTCTTCTTCGCCCACAACACCCGCGCCGCTGGTGGCCTGGTAGGTGGAGACAATAACGCGTTTGATCTTGCCAGCGTCGTGCAGCGGCTTCATCGCGACGACCATTTGCGTGGTCGAACAGTTCGGACTGCTGATGATGCCTTTGTGATTCTCGATGGCTTCCGGATTCACTTCCGGCACGACCAACGGCACGTCTTCTTTCATGCGCCAGTAGCCACTTTCGTCGATGACGATGCAGCCAGCTTTGACGGCCCATGGAGCGAACTCGGCGGCGGCTTCGTCAGGCGTACTGCCGATGGCGATGTCGATCCCTTCGAA belongs to Bremerella alba and includes:
- a CDS encoding glycosyltransferase family 4 protein codes for the protein MKANHPMRVAHVITRMIIGGAQENTLYNCLDLVQEFGDDVLLITGPSEGPEGNLLQQAHAQGVPVQTLPNLVRNIHPVTDCRGYQEVKAAIKKFQPEVVHTHSAKGGMLGRRAATALKVPAIIHTVHGAPFHPYQSTLARKFFIACERYASSQCHQLVSVADAMTDLLVEAKVAPREKFVTVYSGMEVEPFLESRGLREPTRQQLGIQPGDVVIGKIARLFHLKGHEYVIQAAKEVVAKCPQAKFLFVGDGILREKFEGMIAEAGLTDHFILVGLVPPSDIPKYISAMDVLVHTSLREGLARALPQALLSGKPAVSFDIDGAREVVSTMETGFLLPPGDTAQLTSALIQLCDDPELREKLGEEGRQRCSQVFPHQVMTRRLREIYQEVLRRNGCEVV
- the truA gene encoding tRNA pseudouridine(38-40) synthase TruA gives rise to the protein MNSTEHAAARSPGRCIKLTVAYDGTNYQGWQRQATGPTIQSALEAAINCIAQDDVHVSGSGRTDSGVHAWGQVASFHTKSKMPADVFRKALNATLPHDIVVRHACDVPITFRPINDAISKRYRYVLQPGRINDPFSLKHAWFVKRILDVPSMQAAAQALIGEHDFATFQSTGSPRQSTVRTMLDATVTVHDADERAKIFIEVEATGFLYNMVRIIAGTLVDIGQGRRTADSMAEIIASCDRSQAGMTAPAHGLYLLQVHYPPHH
- a CDS encoding aspartate-semialdehyde dehydrogenase → MYENLAIVGATGAVGRLIRQLLEERKFPYKTIKFLASKRSAGTELTFNGATHTVEELTPDSFEGIDIAIGSTPDEAAAEFAPWAVKAGCIVIDESGYWRMKEDVPLVVPEVNPEAIENHKGIISSPNCSTTQMVVAMKPLHDAGKIKRVIVSTYQATSGAGVVGEEDLIEGAKAVLKGEAYENKAFSHQIAFNLIPQIGSEKYEGYTSEEMKMVHETQKIFGDDSIKVCPTCVRVPVTNCHSETIMVETERPISPAEARELFEKTDGITVIDNLGAGEYPMPKDCTNKNDVFIGRIRKDLSCENGLTFWCVSDNLRKGAATNAVQIAELLVRSQAAV